One Caulobacter segnis genomic window carries:
- a CDS encoding TonB-dependent receptor domain-containing protein, whose amino-acid sequence MRNRAWRDLGVASAIGLAVAPIGARAGEAVTFAIPSGPFKAAATAFALQARVSIDLSAAQGCGPSSGFRGRADLDTALKALLRGAGCEARLISPRVYKIVPKALAAVATPPAPTLREEGESPARLSELVIVATRRLALADRLAYSVSALDQRAAAARGVRDAADLALAVPSMTMTNLGPGRDKVILRGLSDGPLTGQTQSMVGIYLDDVRLTYNAPDPDLLMVDIGQVEVLRGPQGALYGAGSLGGVLQLRTHRPDLDAFDAGASLSASTTRGGEAGGLASAMINVPMLNGRAGVRLVGYAERQGGYIDDLGRGRPDINDTRRNGVRVSARVKLADDWTAETGVTSQWINSKDTQYADRGVGTYARRNRIAEPHDNDFLEVHVGAQGGFLGQDAKLTLAAVRHDLSSRYDASAAPPVSVPLGAAVAFDDDNHVGAVVAEASLASRPAGRIQWQVGAFLARTRQGRDGQVILVDATAAPPLAAETRRDVLGEAALFGEAIGDVGHGWSVTLGGRLFATRSEASSLAASAGASALFRDAQSYVGFAPKIVVSFAPNPSTLVYVQAAEGYRSGGFNTAVIPTQVFDTVGGEPQRRYDGDELWSYEAGTKRSWLEGRLRLRAAVFLASWKDIQSDQLLPSGLPYTANLGDGRNIGLEFEGSYARDGLRLDANFLLNHPELESVNAAFPGRKDLGLAGAPKGSASLAASYERTVGRGWRMGLDLRGAYVGRSRLSFDGVTAPSMGGYATTRVAGRLWSDRLSLDLALDNLFDSAGDTFAYGNPFTLRLSRQATPQRPRTISLEVRARY is encoded by the coding sequence TTGCGTAACCGCGCGTGGCGGGATCTGGGCGTGGCGTCGGCGATCGGCCTGGCTGTCGCGCCGATTGGCGCGCGGGCCGGCGAGGCCGTGACCTTCGCCATTCCCAGCGGGCCCTTCAAGGCCGCCGCGACGGCGTTTGCGCTGCAGGCGCGAGTCTCGATCGACCTGAGCGCGGCGCAGGGATGTGGACCCTCCTCCGGATTTCGGGGGCGCGCGGATCTGGACACGGCGCTGAAGGCGCTTTTGCGCGGCGCCGGTTGCGAGGCCCGCCTGATCTCGCCCAGGGTCTATAAGATCGTTCCCAAGGCGCTCGCGGCGGTCGCGACGCCTCCCGCGCCGACGCTTCGGGAGGAAGGCGAGAGCCCCGCGCGGCTCTCCGAACTGGTGATCGTCGCTACGCGTCGGCTGGCCCTCGCCGATCGCCTGGCCTATTCGGTCAGCGCGCTGGACCAGCGCGCCGCCGCGGCTCGAGGCGTACGAGACGCCGCCGACCTGGCCTTGGCGGTTCCGTCGATGACGATGACCAATCTTGGGCCCGGGCGTGACAAGGTCATCTTGCGTGGTCTCTCGGACGGGCCGCTGACCGGCCAGACGCAGTCGATGGTCGGCATCTATCTCGATGACGTGCGGCTGACCTACAACGCCCCCGATCCGGACCTGCTGATGGTCGACATCGGTCAGGTCGAGGTGCTGCGCGGCCCGCAGGGCGCTCTCTACGGCGCGGGGTCGCTAGGCGGTGTTCTGCAACTCAGAACGCATCGTCCCGATCTCGACGCCTTTGACGCGGGAGCTTCCCTCTCGGCCTCGACCACCCGCGGTGGCGAGGCTGGCGGCCTGGCGTCGGCGATGATCAACGTGCCGATGCTGAACGGGCGCGCCGGGGTCCGCCTGGTTGGCTATGCCGAGCGCCAGGGCGGCTATATCGACGATCTCGGCCGCGGGCGGCCCGACATCAACGACACGCGCCGGAACGGCGTCCGCGTCTCCGCGCGGGTGAAGCTCGCCGACGATTGGACCGCCGAGACCGGCGTGACCAGCCAATGGATCAACTCGAAGGACACGCAATACGCCGATCGCGGCGTGGGGACCTATGCGCGCCGCAACCGAATCGCCGAACCTCATGACAACGACTTCCTCGAGGTCCACGTCGGCGCCCAGGGCGGCTTTCTAGGGCAGGATGCGAAGCTGACCCTGGCCGCCGTCCGGCACGACCTCTCCAGCCGCTACGACGCCAGCGCCGCGCCGCCCGTCTCCGTCCCGCTAGGCGCGGCGGTCGCCTTCGACGACGACAACCATGTCGGCGCGGTGGTGGCCGAGGCGTCGCTGGCCTCGCGACCGGCCGGCCGGATCCAGTGGCAGGTCGGCGCCTTCTTGGCCCGTACGCGGCAGGGACGCGACGGCCAGGTCATCCTGGTCGACGCGACGGCGGCGCCGCCGCTGGCGGCCGAGACGCGCCGCGACGTGCTTGGCGAGGCCGCGCTGTTCGGAGAGGCGATCGGCGATGTCGGCCATGGTTGGAGCGTGACCTTGGGCGGACGCCTGTTCGCGACACGGTCGGAGGCGTCAAGTCTCGCCGCGTCGGCCGGCGCGTCGGCGTTGTTTCGAGACGCGCAGAGCTATGTCGGCTTCGCGCCGAAGATCGTGGTGTCCTTCGCGCCCAACCCCTCGACGTTGGTCTATGTCCAGGCCGCCGAGGGCTATCGATCAGGCGGGTTCAACACCGCCGTGATCCCGACCCAGGTCTTCGACACCGTGGGCGGAGAGCCGCAACGCCGCTATGACGGCGACGAGCTATGGAGCTACGAGGCCGGGACGAAAAGGTCATGGCTGGAAGGGCGGCTTCGCCTGCGGGCCGCCGTGTTCCTTGCCTCCTGGAAGGATATCCAAAGCGATCAGCTGCTGCCTTCCGGGCTGCCCTACACGGCCAACCTGGGCGACGGCCGCAACATCGGCCTGGAGTTCGAAGGGAGCTACGCCCGCGATGGGTTGCGCCTGGACGCAAATTTCCTGCTGAACCATCCGGAGTTGGAGTCGGTCAACGCCGCCTTCCCAGGGCGCAAGGACCTGGGACTGGCCGGCGCGCCAAAGGGCTCGGCTTCTCTGGCGGCGAGCTACGAGCGGACGGTGGGGCGGGGGTGGCGAATGGGCTTGGACCTGCGCGGGGCCTATGTCGGTCGTTCGCGCCTGAGCTTCGATGGCGTCACCGCGCCGTCCATGGGCGGCTACGCCACGACCCGAGTCGCCGGGCGGCTCTGGTCGGATCGCCTGAGCCTGGACTTGGCGCTCGACAATCTCTTCGACAGCGCCGGCGATACGTTCGCCTACGGCAATCCCTTCACCTTGAGGCTGTCGCGACAGGCCACGCCGCAGCGGCCAAGGACAATCTCGCTTGAGGTTCGCGCCCGCTACTGA
- a CDS encoding RNA polymerase sigma factor, with translation MDDADVHPLISAYMERREDLLRYFRVRLRSDEAAEDLVQDIYLKIVDRRAETIDNPAAYLYRLGTNLMLDRIKARRRAQARDAQWHGANVSDAGGAEIADEAPADEAAAAKLQLAKTLEALKAMPPAAQEAFRLHKLEGLSHAETAAAMGVSRSSVEKYMMASLKLIVAKVGRWP, from the coding sequence TTGGACGACGCCGACGTCCATCCCCTGATCTCCGCCTACATGGAGCGGCGTGAGGATCTGCTCCGATATTTTCGCGTGCGCCTGCGGTCTGATGAGGCGGCCGAGGATTTGGTGCAGGACATCTATTTGAAGATCGTCGACCGACGCGCCGAGACGATCGACAACCCGGCGGCCTACCTCTACCGCCTGGGCACGAACCTGATGCTGGATCGCATCAAGGCGCGGCGGCGGGCGCAGGCGCGCGACGCTCAATGGCACGGGGCGAACGTATCTGACGCTGGCGGCGCGGAGATCGCCGATGAAGCGCCGGCCGACGAGGCGGCGGCCGCCAAGCTGCAGCTGGCCAAGACCCTGGAGGCGCTGAAGGCCATGCCGCCGGCGGCGCAAGAGGCCTTTCGGCTGCACAAGCTGGAAGGCCTGAGCCACGCCGAGACCGCCGCCGCCATGGGCGTGTCGCGATCCAGCGTCGAGAAATACATGATGGCCAGCCTCAAGCTGATCGTCGCCAAGGTCGGGCGGTGGCCATGA
- a CDS encoding LacI family DNA-binding transcriptional regulator, with amino-acid sequence MEQDAREGTVTIIDIARQAGVSIKTVSRVINREEGVGAQTRARVQELVDRLGYRPNVSARSLSSRRSYLIGVIFMRVGAYHYVGEVQVGAMRACRRAGYHLVVEQVQSPEAVGGIQTFADVLRDTRFDGVVLTPPTCDDPEVLAAIEAAGLPYVRIAPHREFERSPYVFTDDRRAAWEQTCRLWEMGHRRIAFIDGPPDHGSAARRREGYVEALRERGVEPRPGWIAQGDFLGLSGFDAAEALLRGPEPPTAIFAANDEMAVGVLAAAAKNGLSVPKDLSVVGFDDTPAAEAAWPRLTTIHQPTAEMAEAAVEILIAGFGDERFRGRVTARQLDYRLVTRDSAGPPSI; translated from the coding sequence ATGGAGCAAGACGCGCGGGAAGGGACGGTCACGATTATCGACATCGCCCGGCAGGCCGGCGTGTCGATCAAGACGGTTTCGCGCGTCATCAATCGCGAGGAGGGCGTCGGCGCGCAAACGCGGGCGCGGGTGCAGGAGCTGGTCGATAGGCTCGGCTATCGTCCCAACGTTTCGGCTCGATCGCTGTCGAGTCGACGCAGCTACCTGATCGGTGTGATCTTCATGCGGGTTGGCGCCTACCACTATGTCGGCGAGGTGCAGGTGGGCGCCATGCGCGCCTGCCGTCGCGCCGGCTATCACCTGGTGGTGGAGCAGGTCCAATCCCCGGAGGCTGTCGGCGGGATACAGACTTTCGCCGACGTGTTGCGCGACACGCGGTTCGACGGCGTGGTGCTCACGCCGCCGACCTGCGATGATCCCGAAGTCCTGGCCGCGATCGAGGCGGCGGGACTGCCCTATGTGCGCATAGCGCCGCATCGCGAATTCGAGCGATCGCCCTATGTCTTCACCGATGACCGGCGCGCGGCCTGGGAGCAGACCTGTCGCCTATGGGAGATGGGGCATCGCCGGATCGCCTTCATCGATGGTCCCCCCGATCACGGCTCGGCCGCGCGGCGCCGGGAAGGCTATGTCGAGGCTCTGCGTGAGCGTGGCGTCGAGCCTCGCCCGGGGTGGATCGCCCAGGGCGATTTTCTGGGTCTGTCCGGGTTTGATGCGGCCGAGGCTTTGCTGCGTGGGCCCGAACCCCCGACCGCGATCTTCGCGGCCAACGACGAAATGGCTGTCGGCGTGCTCGCGGCGGCGGCCAAGAATGGCCTGTCCGTCCCGAAGGATCTATCGGTGGTCGGTTTTGACGACACGCCGGCCGCCGAAGCCGCTTGGCCACGCCTGACAACGATCCACCAGCCAACCGCCGAGATGGCCGAAGCGGCGGTGGAGATTCTCATCGCTGGCTTTGGCGACGAACGCTTCAGGGGGCGGGTGACCGCCCGTCAACTGGACTATCGCCTCGTTACGCGGGACTCCGCCGGGCCGCCCTCCATCTGA
- a CDS encoding FecR family protein — protein sequence MSGQDLETKEGLRDEAVAWLVRVQSDTATAQDWVALSDWLEGSEARLAAFEDAELIVADLELRKAEIAEGLSPPAPNVVGFPKRAPIPARRAWIGGAIAASLAVLVGGPALWTTSQGRSVTYETRPGETRRIDLADGTRITLDGGSKLSVRLGWRARRVEMGLAQASFDVAKDRARPFVIGVGDQRVRVVGTEFNIRHDEKSVRVTVRRGVVEVAQRDGQDRTPVRLTVGQELRHQQGAAQSQVRRVAPDGAFAWSQGQLVADNETLGDIVADLNRRFPTPIRIAPEVAGRRFSGVIALDDEDAAVRVLAGYAGLTVDRLHGEIVLR from the coding sequence ATGAGCGGTCAGGATCTGGAGACGAAGGAAGGGTTGCGCGACGAAGCCGTCGCGTGGCTGGTCCGCGTTCAGTCCGACACCGCGACGGCGCAGGACTGGGTGGCCCTGTCCGACTGGCTGGAAGGTTCGGAAGCGCGACTGGCCGCCTTCGAGGACGCCGAACTGATCGTGGCCGATCTCGAGCTGCGGAAGGCCGAGATCGCCGAGGGCCTTTCGCCGCCCGCGCCCAATGTCGTTGGCTTCCCAAAGCGGGCGCCAATCCCGGCGCGGCGCGCATGGATCGGCGGCGCGATCGCCGCTTCGCTGGCGGTGCTGGTCGGCGGACCGGCGCTCTGGACGACCTCGCAAGGGCGGAGCGTCACCTACGAGACCAGGCCGGGGGAGACCCGTCGCATCGATCTCGCGGATGGCACACGGATCACTCTGGACGGCGGCTCAAAGCTCAGCGTGCGGCTGGGTTGGCGGGCGCGTCGGGTGGAGATGGGGCTGGCCCAGGCCAGTTTCGACGTCGCCAAGGACCGCGCGCGCCCCTTCGTGATCGGGGTGGGCGACCAGCGCGTACGGGTCGTCGGGACCGAGTTCAACATCCGCCACGACGAAAAGAGCGTCCGCGTCACTGTGCGTAGGGGCGTGGTCGAGGTCGCGCAGCGCGACGGACAGGATCGCACGCCGGTCCGACTGACGGTCGGCCAGGAACTGCGTCACCAGCAGGGCGCCGCCCAGTCGCAGGTGCGGCGGGTCGCGCCCGACGGCGCCTTCGCCTGGTCCCAGGGCCAACTGGTGGCGGACAACGAGACGCTGGGCGATATCGTCGCCGACCTCAATCGTCGTTTCCCGACGCCGATCCGGATCGCTCCGGAGGTCGCGGGCAGGCGGTTCTCCGGCGTGATCGCGCTCGACGACGAAGACGCGGCCGTTCGCGTCCTGGCCGGATACGCCGGTTTGACCGTCGATCGCTTGCACGGGGAAATAGTCCTAAGGTGA